From the genome of Labedella gwakjiensis:
GCACGCCGATCGACCACGTCATGTCCACGTCCAACTGGTCGGCCACCGGGATGCGGGTCATCGACGACGACTCCCTCGACGCGAGCGACCACCGCCCCATCCTCGTCCAGCTCCGCCGCACGGACTGACCCGTCCCGCGCGGCCGCCGTCGGGCGTCGGTGCCAGAATGGAGGACATGGCTACCTCGAGTGACGCGACCTCCACGACCGACCACGCATCCGGCATCGACGACGCTCCGACGGGCGAGGCGGCGCTCGACGACGTCGCACCGGAGACGGAGACGCCCGTGTCAGCGCCCGCCGGCGGCAACACGAACCGGTCGACGACTCCGGACAGCACGCGGTTCCAGGACTACATCTCGACAGGGTGGGTGGAGCAGCCCGCCGTACTCCCGCCGGCGCGCGAGGCCTCGGGCTTCGCAGCCGAGCGCCGCCGTCTCGTGTCGCAGGCCTTCGCAGGACAGCGCGTCGTCGTCCCGGCAGGCGACCTCAAGCAGCGATCGAACGACACGGACTACCCGTTCCGTCCGCATTCCGCGTTCGCCCACCTCACCGGGTGGGCGAGCGACAGCGAGCCCGGCGCCGTCCTCGCACTCGACCCCGTCGACGGAGGACACTCGGCGACCCTCTACTTCCGCGAGAGGGCTGGTCGCGACTCGAACGAGTTCTACGCGAACCCCGCGATCGGCGAGTTCTGGATCGGCGCACGGCCGTCGCTCGCGCAGGTCGCGGCGGACCTCGGCGTCGCCACAGCCCACATCGACGAATTCGTCGCCTCGGAGAGCGACAGGACGGTCGGCTCCGATGAGGAGCTCGACCGTTTCGTCTCCGAGCTCCGGCTCGTGAAGGACGCCTACGAGGTGGCCGAGCTCCGTTCCGCGGTCGACGCGACGCGGCGTGGTTTCGACGACATCGTCGCGGAACTCCCACGGATCGCCGACCAGACCCGCGGAGAGCGCATCGTCGAGGGCGTGTTCTACACCCGCGCACGACTCGACGGGAACGCCGTGGGCTACGACACGATCGCCGCATCGGGACCGCACGCCTGCATCCTGCACTGGACCCGGAACGACGGTTCGGTGTCGACGGGAGACATGATCCTCGTCGATGCCGGGGTGGAGGTCGACAGCCTCTACACGGCCGACATCACCAGGACCCTCCCCGTGAACGGCACGTTCTCCCCCGTGCAGCGCCGCGTCTACGAGGCAGTCCGCGAGGCGGCCGACGCCGCCCTCGCGATCGTCCGCCCCGGGATCGTCTTCCGCGACGTCCATGCCGAGGCCATGAAGGTCATCGCGCGGTACACGGCCGAATGGGGCATCCTCCCGGTCAGCGCCGAGGAGTCGCTCGAACCGGACGCGCAGTACCACCGCCGCTACATGGTGCACGGGACCAGCCATCACCTCGGCCTCGACGTGCACGACTGCGCGCAGGCACGGCGTGAGATGTACCACGACGGGACCGTCGAGGAGGGCATGGTCTTCACGATCGAGCCCGGACTGTACTTCCAGCCGGACGACCTCACCGTCCCTGAAGAGTTCCGCGGCATCGGCGTTCGGATCGAGGACGACATCCTCGTGACCGCGGACGGGGCCGAGAACCTCTCAGCCGGAATCCCCCGCACGGCCGACGAGGTCGAGGCCTGGCTGAGCGGCCGCTGACATCGGCCGACTCCCGCTGTCGGGAGCGTGGAGCACGGAGGTCTCTGCGACTAGAGGTACATGCTCGGACCCTGTTCGCCGCTCGATGTGGCGGACACTCCGAGGATGTTCCGCGCCTTGTTCGCGAGCTCGACCTCGACGATGACGGAGTAGGACGAGGCCACGATCTGCGCGATCGAGCTGAAGTCCCGCCGGCGACGTCTGGCCGTGTAGGTCACGACGTTGAACAGCATGCCGAACGCGGCACCGATGAGGGCAGCGGCACCGACGAACACGAAACCCGATTCCGGCGAGACGATCACGAGGAGCAGGCCGAAGAAGAGTCCGAGCCAGGCGCCGCTCAAGGCGCCGGCCGCGGCGGCTCGTCCGTAGCTCATCCGCCCGGTGATGCGCTCGACGCTCTTGAGGTCGGATCCCACGATCGACGCACGGCGCACGGGGAAATCCGCCGCCGCGAGCTTGTCGACGGCCGCCTGCGCGCCGGCGTAATCGTCGAAGGAGGCCACCGTCTCACCCGAGGGGATGCCGATGACGGGTCCGCGTCGTTGTCCGTTCTGGGGAATGCTCACCCCACCATTGTCCCACCCGCCGGCTGAACATCCCGTGACGAGACCGCCCGTCTTCGCGCGGCGGTCTAAGTTAGGAGGGTGAGTGCCACAAGAGTCTTCGTCGCCCGGTTGGCCGGGTGCATGGTGTTCGATCCGGCGGGTGACCGGGTCGGCAAGGTGCGCGACGTCCTCGTGGTCTCGAGACCCACCGATCCCCCGCGCGTCGTCGGCCTCCTCGTGGAGATCCCCGGCAAGAGGCGAGTGTTCGTGTCCATCAACCGGGTGACGAGCATCGCCTCGGGCCAGATCATCACGACCGGCCTCATCAACGTGCGCCGGTTCGAGCAGCGGGCCGGCGAGGAACGCGTCATCGCCGAGATCCTCGGTCGCAAGGTGCTCTTCGCCGACGGCTCGGGCGAAGCCACGATCGAAGACGTCGCTATCGAGCAGAAGTCGGGCGGGACGTGGGCCGTGAGCCAGTACTTCGTCCGGCGGCCGAAGACGAACTCGTCCCTGTTCGCGAAGGGCCACACCTCGTTCGTCTCGTGGCGCGACGTCGCCGAGAAGACCGGAGGCACGGAAGCCCAGTCAGCCGAGCAGCTCATCGCCACCTACTCGGACCTCAAGCCGGCCGACCTCGCGAGCACCCTCCTCGATCTGCCGGAGGAGCGCATGCTCGAGGTCGCAGGGGAGCTGCCGGACGACCGCCTCGCCGATGCTCTCGAGGAGATGCCCGAGAGCGATCAGGTGAACATCCTCGCCCAGTTCGACGACGACAGGGCGGCCGACGTCCTCGACCAGATGCAGCCAGACGACGCCGCCGACCTGATCGCCCAGCTGCCGACCGAACGCGGAGAGCACCTCCTGGAGCTCATGGAGCCGGAGGAGGCCGAGGACGTCAGGATGCTGCTGACGTTCGCGCCCGACACGGCCGGTGGACTCATGACGACCGAGCCCGTCATCCTGTCAGCCGATTCGACGGTGGCGGAGGCCCTCGCCCTCGTGCGCCGAGCCGAGCTCCCTCCCGCGCTGGGTGCTGCCGTGTGCATCACGTTGCCGCCGTACGAGCCGCCCACCGGACGTTTCCTCGGGATGGTGCACTTCCAGAGGATGCTGCGGTATCCGCCTCACGAACGGCTCGGCACGATCCTCGACCAGAGTCTCGATCCGGTCTCGGCCGACACGTCGGCCGCCGAGGTGTCTCGCATCCTCGCGAGCTACGACCTCGTGTCGGTGCCGGTCGTCGATGACAACCATCGCCTCGTCGGGGTGGTGACGATTGACGACATCCTCGACTACCTGTTGCCGGACGACTGGCGAAGTCACGGCGACGACGACCACCCCCAGAAGCTGCGTACCGGACGGAGGATGACGCATGGCTAGGAATTCGAAGGACGTGCGCCTCGACGCACCGAAAGGCATGCGCGCTCCCGTTCTCGTTCCGCGTCGCCGGCAGTCGAGCGACCGCTTCGGGCGCTTCACCGAGTGGATCGCCCGCGCGATGGGCACGCCCTGGTTCCTGCTCGGCCTCACGGCCTTCTGCATCGCCTGGCTGGGGTACAACACGGTCGCGCCCGAGAACATGCGATTCGACTCCGCGGCGCTCGGCTTCACGGCCCTCACCCTCATCCTCTCCCTCCAGGCGTCATACGCCGCTCCGCTCATCCTCCTCGCCCAGAACCGGCAGGACGACAGGGACCGCGTGCAGATCGAGCAGGACCGTCAGCGCTCCGAGCGGAACCTCGCCGACACGGAGTACCTCGCGCGCGAGGTCGTCGCGCTGCGGCTGGCCCTCAAGGACATGGCATCCCGGGATTTCATCCGGCAGGAGCTCCGTTCGCTCCTGGAGGAGCTCGAGGAGCAGCGCGACGGCGCGACAACCGACGGGGAGAGCGCGGACCGTTCCCGTGCATGACGGAGCGGTCCCGCAGAACCACGGCGCCCTCGCGGACCGCGTGCGTCGATCGCTCGACGCGGTCATCGATCCGGAGATCAGGCGCCCGATCACGGAGCTCGACATGGTCGGCGATGTCTCCGTCGACGCCGACGGGGCCGCGCAGGTCGACATCCGCCTCACCATCGTCGGATGCCCAGCCGCACGCACGATCGAACGCGATGTTCGAGAGGCGATCGCGCGCGTCGATGGGGTCACCTCCACCTCGGTCGACGTCGGAGTGATGAGTCGCGAACAACGGGCGGCCCTCACGGAACGTCTGCGCGGTCCCGGCAAGCGACGGATGCCCTTCACCGCGGACTCCCTCACCCGCGTCATCGCCGTCACGAGCGGCAAGGGCGGCGTCGGCAAGTCCACGGTGACGGCCAACCTCGCCGTGTCACTGGCCGCTCGCGGACTCGCCGTCGGGCTGGTGGACGCGGACGTCCACGGC
Proteins encoded in this window:
- a CDS encoding aminopeptidase P family protein, coding for MATSSDATSTTDHASGIDDAPTGEAALDDVAPETETPVSAPAGGNTNRSTTPDSTRFQDYISTGWVEQPAVLPPAREASGFAAERRRLVSQAFAGQRVVVPAGDLKQRSNDTDYPFRPHSAFAHLTGWASDSEPGAVLALDPVDGGHSATLYFRERAGRDSNEFYANPAIGEFWIGARPSLAQVAADLGVATAHIDEFVASESDRTVGSDEELDRFVSELRLVKDAYEVAELRSAVDATRRGFDDIVAELPRIADQTRGERIVEGVFYTRARLDGNAVGYDTIAASGPHACILHWTRNDGSVSTGDMILVDAGVEVDSLYTADITRTLPVNGTFSPVQRRVYEAVREAADAALAIVRPGIVFRDVHAEAMKVIARYTAEWGILPVSAEESLEPDAQYHRRYMVHGTSHHLGLDVHDCAQARREMYHDGTVEEGMVFTIEPGLYFQPDDLTVPEEFRGIGVRIEDDILVTADGAENLSAGIPRTADEVEAWLSGR
- a CDS encoding general stress protein, producing the protein MSIPQNGQRRGPVIGIPSGETVASFDDYAGAQAAVDKLAAADFPVRRASIVGSDLKSVERITGRMSYGRAAAAGALSGAWLGLFFGLLLVIVSPESGFVFVGAAALIGAAFGMLFNVVTYTARRRRRDFSSIAQIVASSYSVIVEVELANKARNILGVSATSSGEQGPSMYL
- a CDS encoding magnesium transporter MgtE N-terminal domain-containing protein: MSATRVFVARLAGCMVFDPAGDRVGKVRDVLVVSRPTDPPRVVGLLVEIPGKRRVFVSINRVTSIASGQIITTGLINVRRFEQRAGEERVIAEILGRKVLFADGSGEATIEDVAIEQKSGGTWAVSQYFVRRPKTNSSLFAKGHTSFVSWRDVAEKTGGTEAQSAEQLIATYSDLKPADLASTLLDLPEERMLEVAGELPDDRLADALEEMPESDQVNILAQFDDDRAADVLDQMQPDDAADLIAQLPTERGEHLLELMEPEEAEDVRMLLTFAPDTAGGLMTTEPVILSADSTVAEALALVRRAELPPALGAAVCITLPPYEPPTGRFLGMVHFQRMLRYPPHERLGTILDQSLDPVSADTSAAEVSRILASYDLVSVPVVDDNHRLVGVVTIDDILDYLLPDDWRSHGDDDHPQKLRTGRRMTHG
- a CDS encoding DUF1003 domain-containing protein, which gives rise to MARNSKDVRLDAPKGMRAPVLVPRRRQSSDRFGRFTEWIARAMGTPWFLLGLTAFCIAWLGYNTVAPENMRFDSAALGFTALTLILSLQASYAAPLILLAQNRQDDRDRVQIEQDRQRSERNLADTEYLAREVVALRLALKDMASRDFIRQELRSLLEELEEQRDGATTDGESADRSRA